A window from Candidatus Tectomicrobia bacterium encodes these proteins:
- a CDS encoding HEPN domain-containing protein: MKEGTQRWMRQAGSDLRTAKYLFDGKFYMEASFYCQQCAEKALKAVMLETKGDIRKIHDLVALGKDVNLPEELLESAKELTMTYIYSRYPIGISVREMKTLSSNFIQVAGEVLKWAEKQL; encoded by the coding sequence ATGAAGGAAGGAACCCAGCGGTGGATGCGCCAAGCCGGGAGCGACTTGAGGACGGCGAAGTACCTGTTCGATGGCAAGTTCTACATGGAGGCATCCTTTTACTGCCAGCAATGCGCCGAGAAGGCGCTCAAGGCGGTGATGCTGGAGACAAAGGGGGACATCCGGAAAATCCACGATTTGGTTGCGCTCGGGAAGGATGTCAATCTGCCGGAAGAACTGCTTGAATCCGCCAAGGAACTTACAATGACCTACATATATTCCAGATATCCAATCGGCATCAGCGTCCGGGAAATGAAAACGCTGTCCTCGAATTTCATCCAAGTGGCCGGAGAGGTACTGAAGTGGGCCGAAAAGCAATTGTGA
- a CDS encoding MFS transporter — translation MRETSPPAPASPAAPAGRREIFAWCLYDFANSAFPTLIVTVAYSVYFKHAVAGGGGRGDFLWGVSLSLAMVLAILITPPLSARADRKGSRKRMLLLYAGACVAATALLSGVGPGRVAAGMIFFILAVVGFEGSLVFYNAFLPEISTRATIGKVSGWGWGLGYLGGLLCLFLVKPLLSGGLEPANLPRFRLSFAATAVFYALFTIPLVLWLRERPPLPRRPGAGGKKPAGAPASARDAFRELWGTLQALRRREGALRYLLAFLLYNDGIVTVISFSSIYAVTTLGFTMGETLNLFIAVQLSAGAGAFFFGYLTDAWGARKTVLLTLFNWCLVVILAYFAASKDAFFLISLLAGISLGSSQSASRSLLAFYIPPGGTAQTYSFYGVCGKMSSILGPLAFGGVSAATGSQRLAILSVLFFFLAGGALLWTVPEPGEAGGEAIAGD, via the coding sequence ATGCGCGAGACATCCCCGCCCGCCCCGGCTTCTCCGGCAGCCCCGGCCGGCCGCCGGGAGATTTTCGCCTGGTGCCTCTACGACTTCGCGAACTCGGCCTTCCCCACCCTCATCGTGACGGTCGCCTACAGCGTCTACTTCAAGCACGCCGTGGCCGGGGGCGGGGGGCGCGGGGACTTCCTCTGGGGCGTCTCGCTCTCCCTCGCGATGGTCCTCGCCATCCTGATCACCCCGCCGCTGAGCGCCCGGGCCGACCGGAAGGGCTCGCGCAAGCGGATGCTCCTCCTCTACGCCGGCGCGTGCGTCGCCGCGACGGCTCTCCTCTCGGGCGTGGGGCCCGGGAGGGTGGCCGCCGGGATGATCTTCTTCATCCTGGCCGTCGTCGGGTTCGAGGGCTCGCTCGTCTTCTACAACGCCTTCCTCCCCGAGATCTCGACCCGGGCGACCATCGGCAAGGTGAGCGGATGGGGCTGGGGGCTGGGCTACCTGGGGGGCCTCCTCTGCCTCTTCCTCGTGAAGCCCCTCCTGAGCGGAGGGCTCGAGCCCGCGAATCTCCCCCGCTTCCGGCTGAGCTTCGCCGCCACCGCCGTCTTCTACGCCCTCTTCACGATTCCCCTCGTCCTGTGGCTGCGCGAGAGGCCTCCCCTGCCCCGGCGGCCCGGCGCCGGGGGGAAGAAACCCGCGGGCGCCCCGGCCTCGGCGCGCGACGCCTTCCGCGAGCTGTGGGGGACCCTCCAGGCCCTGCGCCGGCGGGAGGGGGCGCTGCGCTACCTCCTCGCCTTCCTCCTCTACAACGACGGGATCGTGACGGTCATCTCCTTCAGCTCCATCTACGCCGTCACCACCCTGGGCTTCACCATGGGAGAGACCCTCAACCTCTTCATCGCCGTCCAGCTATCGGCCGGCGCGGGGGCGTTTTTCTTCGGCTACCTGACCGACGCCTGGGGCGCGCGCAAGACCGTGCTCCTGACCCTCTTCAACTGGTGCCTCGTGGTGATCCTCGCCTATTTCGCCGCCTCGAAGGACGCCTTCTTCCTCATCTCCCTGCTGGCCGGGATCTCGCTCGGCTCCAGCCAGTCCGCGAGCCGCTCCCTCCTCGCCTTCTACATCCCGCCGGGCGGGACGGCCCAGACCTACTCCTTCTACGGGGTGTGCGGGAAGATGAGCTCCATCCTCGGGCCCCTCGCTTTCGGCGGCGTCTCGGCCGCGACCGGGAGCCAGCGGCTCGCCATCCTCTCCGTCCTCTTCTTCTTCCTCGCGGGCGGCGCCCTCCTCTGGACCGTGCCCGAGCCCGGGGAGGCGGGCGGAGAAGCCATTGCCGGGGACTGA
- a CDS encoding DUF748 domain-containing protein — protein MYRWLKWAALTLAALVLLAAGGALAVRFFLSSDQMKRLAETQGQILLGRKVTVETLSIGLFSIEAGGLTVAGGPAEPAPLLKVAQVQVLLNPAALLYRRVSLLKVTLDGVAASAYRDSAGRFSFQDILDRLGVPPAARAPGRGGALALLSAGEAEAQEPKEAQGPKGESAGFDVVVRSLEMRSVRLTFASAPVGGAPAYRAACSFASIQGGGIRLGAPLNLTAEGSCTEPGLIRFTAGLFADFAGGQYSGWAAADPFEVSPFFRLAPAPGDVRALKGTIGGKAAGSYSGGVLEWDASLRARDLSGEMRPGPQEAWREVSLPAASAASKGRFDWNAGSGQVTLLEVELPFGKGRLGEPAAWNAAGRDEIHLLADISDVAGASRWAADLFRMSPPQLTRTGKLSLDLRMSRGRGPGQGLAVRAAAAFDPLDIAPLAAWVAVLGTAPLEGFEPQRGVLGGKIEASWSGENTVRWKLDLRAEDFGFRVRGGQGQPWRPAHIARAGVRTEGRVDIAREEAEVERLEIELPFAEGRLLEKGGWNLGGRDHLKLRVQVADSGALFRLVRDLTGMRVGDPGQGGKAEAEVAFSRARAEKRVAASVQGRLDPVDLSILTRLVPMPAMVKGLGGLAGGVFEVDYATGRPVRWKADLSGRALTAQIEPTPNSTWRWVELASLGLASEGWYDPAADAAEVARLEARLPFGSFKLNKPARWNVKGTDEIDLRLAIDDLGAAEVWVGSIVNLPVQVSQQKETLTASLTASRARAREKEFGWAVDMRFDPLEAAPLVQLWLEASPTLSGAGGEIGGKLSVTYSPAGSVRWEADLRGEGVWVTPRAPRKEDEVLVPVGKTALRSRGGYDIRRGSAEVAALDAEFPFGSIRVSRPSVWNLKGRDELHLSWQFSDLGPALAVAGAVAGEPIPGLQLTGASSGSLALSRDRAKPASLAARGGASLDVRKVRLADYPNLETEVRGKADLDGKEARLALGRVLVRDLARPQDPPAVLLEGLAGAFGQADLMLGRVASSRIAANSLTVHFFMDPENRSTFDSLTERKGGPSPAAPKPQEAKPAPPPPAPPAPRPRRDPAPSNPYDESGMRSPQPPAPASRADKRPLPPERPNEDLPDIRVGRLEIERVGFHFRHEVEKGKPPAVADRRGMRLTAENVDTRMPPGRMDTRLRLEEPGQPAPLLFEGRANLGVRPFPAAGNLTLRKYDLKPLSPYARQVRGAEIERGEMDVDAAFTLRRDYLQAEAKGKVYNLSLRPVGKRHLATKAQEVAEGVALDLLKRRTGEIPISVRIQGRLDDPRTTIYGLAMDSLLVGVFAKVIDLAGAPIRGLGGGVADILRGVIEGFGVPLPPKSPPAPESKASPPAPAAPAPAEPQPAPPSEPPREQKKPDLKQLERDLKKGLKDFLRR, from the coding sequence ATGTACCGGTGGCTGAAGTGGGCGGCCCTCACCCTGGCCGCTCTCGTCCTTCTTGCGGCGGGGGGGGCCCTGGCCGTCCGCTTCTTCCTCTCCTCCGATCAGATGAAGCGCCTCGCCGAGACCCAGGGGCAGATCCTTCTGGGCCGCAAGGTGACGGTCGAGACCCTCTCCATCGGCCTCTTCAGCATCGAGGCGGGCGGCCTCACCGTGGCGGGGGGCCCGGCCGAGCCCGCGCCGCTGCTCAAGGTGGCCCAGGTCCAGGTGCTGCTGAACCCGGCGGCGCTCCTCTACAGGCGGGTGAGCCTCCTCAAGGTGACGCTCGACGGGGTGGCGGCCTCGGCCTACCGCGACTCCGCGGGGAGGTTCAGCTTCCAGGACATCCTGGACCGGCTGGGCGTCCCGCCGGCCGCCCGGGCGCCGGGGAGGGGGGGCGCCCTCGCCCTGCTCTCGGCGGGCGAGGCGGAGGCCCAAGAGCCGAAAGAGGCCCAAGGACCGAAAGGGGAAAGCGCGGGCTTCGACGTGGTGGTCCGCTCGCTCGAGATGCGCTCCGTCCGCCTGACCTTCGCCTCGGCCCCCGTGGGCGGCGCCCCCGCCTACCGCGCGGCGTGCTCGTTCGCCTCGATCCAGGGGGGCGGAATCCGCCTGGGGGCGCCCCTCAACCTGACGGCGGAGGGGAGCTGCACCGAGCCCGGGCTGATCCGTTTCACCGCCGGCCTGTTCGCCGATTTCGCCGGGGGGCAGTACTCGGGCTGGGCCGCCGCCGATCCCTTCGAGGTGTCTCCCTTCTTCCGCCTCGCCCCGGCCCCCGGGGACGTGCGCGCGCTGAAGGGGACGATCGGCGGCAAGGCGGCGGGCTCCTACTCCGGGGGCGTCCTCGAATGGGACGCCAGCCTCCGGGCCAGGGACCTCTCCGGCGAGATGCGCCCCGGCCCGCAGGAGGCTTGGCGGGAGGTTTCCCTGCCCGCCGCCTCCGCCGCCTCCAAGGGCCGCTTCGACTGGAACGCCGGGTCGGGCCAGGTCACCCTGCTGGAGGTGGAGCTCCCCTTCGGCAAGGGCCGGCTGGGCGAGCCCGCGGCGTGGAACGCCGCGGGCCGGGACGAGATCCACCTCCTGGCGGACATCTCCGACGTGGCGGGCGCCTCCCGCTGGGCGGCCGATCTGTTCCGCATGTCTCCGCCGCAGCTCACCCGGACGGGAAAGCTCTCCCTCGACCTCCGCATGTCGCGCGGGCGCGGCCCGGGGCAGGGCCTCGCCGTGCGCGCCGCGGCGGCGTTCGACCCCCTGGACATCGCCCCGCTCGCCGCGTGGGTGGCGGTGCTCGGCACCGCCCCCCTCGAGGGCTTCGAGCCCCAGCGAGGCGTCCTCGGGGGGAAGATCGAGGCATCCTGGTCGGGCGAGAACACCGTCCGCTGGAAGCTCGACCTCAGGGCCGAGGACTTCGGCTTCCGGGTACGGGGCGGGCAGGGCCAGCCCTGGCGCCCCGCGCACATCGCCCGGGCCGGCGTGCGGACGGAGGGCCGGGTGGACATCGCCCGGGAGGAGGCGGAGGTGGAGCGGCTCGAGATCGAGCTCCCCTTCGCCGAGGGCCGCCTCCTGGAGAAGGGCGGGTGGAACCTCGGCGGGCGGGACCACCTCAAGCTGCGCGTCCAGGTGGCGGACTCGGGCGCCCTCTTCCGCCTGGTGCGCGACCTGACGGGGATGCGCGTGGGCGACCCCGGCCAGGGCGGGAAGGCCGAGGCGGAGGTGGCCTTCTCCCGGGCGCGGGCGGAGAAGCGCGTCGCGGCCTCGGTGCAGGGAAGGCTGGACCCGGTGGACCTCTCCATCCTCACCCGGCTGGTGCCCATGCCGGCCATGGTGAAGGGCCTGGGAGGCCTCGCGGGCGGGGTCTTCGAGGTGGACTACGCGACGGGCCGGCCCGTCCGCTGGAAGGCCGACCTCTCGGGCCGCGCCCTCACCGCCCAGATCGAGCCCACCCCCAACAGCACCTGGCGGTGGGTGGAGCTGGCCTCGCTGGGGCTGGCCTCCGAGGGCTGGTACGACCCCGCGGCGGACGCCGCCGAGGTGGCGCGGCTGGAGGCGAGGCTCCCCTTCGGGAGCTTCAAGCTGAACAAGCCGGCCCGCTGGAACGTGAAGGGGACGGACGAGATCGATCTCCGCCTGGCCATCGACGACCTCGGCGCGGCCGAGGTGTGGGTGGGAAGCATCGTCAACCTGCCCGTCCAGGTGAGCCAGCAGAAGGAGACGCTGACCGCCTCCCTCACGGCATCGCGCGCGCGGGCCCGGGAGAAGGAGTTCGGCTGGGCCGTCGACATGCGGTTCGACCCCCTCGAGGCCGCCCCCCTCGTCCAGCTCTGGCTGGAGGCCTCCCCCACCCTCTCGGGCGCGGGCGGCGAGATCGGCGGGAAGCTGTCCGTGACGTATTCGCCCGCCGGCAGCGTCCGCTGGGAGGCCGACCTGAGGGGGGAAGGCGTCTGGGTCACCCCGCGCGCGCCGCGGAAAGAGGACGAGGTGCTCGTCCCGGTGGGGAAGACGGCGCTGCGCTCCCGGGGCGGGTACGACATCCGCCGGGGCTCGGCCGAGGTGGCCGCGCTGGACGCGGAGTTCCCCTTCGGGAGCATCCGGGTGTCCCGGCCCTCCGTCTGGAACCTGAAGGGGCGCGACGAGCTGCACCTCTCGTGGCAGTTCTCGGATCTGGGGCCCGCGCTGGCGGTCGCCGGGGCGGTGGCGGGGGAACCCATCCCGGGGCTCCAGCTCACCGGCGCATCGAGCGGCAGCCTCGCGCTCTCGCGCGACCGGGCGAAGCCGGCCTCCCTCGCCGCCCGGGGCGGGGCCTCCCTCGACGTGCGGAAGGTCCGCCTGGCGGACTACCCGAACCTCGAGACCGAGGTCCGGGGCAAGGCGGACCTGGACGGGAAGGAGGCCCGCCTCGCGCTCGGCCGGGTGCTCGTGCGGGATCTCGCCCGGCCGCAGGACCCCCCCGCCGTGCTCCTGGAGGGGCTCGCCGGGGCCTTCGGCCAGGCCGACCTGATGCTGGGGAGAGTGGCCTCGAGCCGAATCGCGGCGAATTCCCTCACCGTCCACTTCTTCATGGACCCCGAGAACCGGAGCACCTTCGACTCCCTGACCGAGCGGAAGGGGGGGCCGTCCCCGGCGGCCCCCAAGCCCCAGGAGGCGAAGCCGGCGCCTCCTCCCCCGGCGCCTCCAGCCCCGAGGCCGAGGAGGGACCCGGCCCCCTCCAACCCGTACGATGAGAGCGGGATGAGGTCCCCGCAGCCCCCGGCGCCCGCCTCTCGCGCGGACAAGCGGCCCCTCCCCCCCGAGCGCCCGAACGAGGACCTGCCCGACATCCGCGTCGGCCGGCTCGAGATCGAGCGGGTGGGTTTCCACTTCAGGCACGAGGTGGAGAAGGGGAAGCCCCCCGCCGTGGCGGACCGCCGCGGCATGCGCCTCACCGCCGAGAACGTGGACACCCGCATGCCCCCCGGCCGCATGGACACCCGGCTGCGCCTCGAGGAGCCCGGCCAGCCCGCGCCCCTCCTGTTCGAGGGGCGGGCGAACCTGGGGGTGCGGCCCTTCCCGGCGGCGGGGAACCTCACCCTGCGCAAGTACGACCTCAAGCCCCTCTCCCCCTATGCGCGCCAGGTGCGCGGCGCCGAGATCGAGCGGGGCGAAATGGACGTGGACGCCGCCTTCACCCTCCGGCGCGACTACCTCCAGGCCGAGGCCAAGGGAAAGGTGTACAACCTCTCGCTCCGGCCCGTGGGCAAGCGCCACCTCGCCACCAAGGCCCAGGAGGTCGCGGAAGGGGTGGCGCTCGACCTCCTCAAGCGCCGGACGGGCGAGATCCCCATCAGCGTGCGCATCCAGGGCCGCCTGGACGACCCCCGCACCACCATCTACGGCCTGGCGATGGACTCCCTCCTGGTGGGCGTGTTCGCCAAGGTCATCGACCTGGCCGGCGCCCCCATCCGGGGGCTCGGCGGCGGGGTGGCGGACATCCTGCGCGGGGTCATCGAGGGCTTCGGCGTCCCCCTCCCGCCCAAGAGCCCGCCCGCCCCCGAGAGCAAGGCGTCTCCCCCGGCCCCGGCCGCTCCCGCCCCGGCCGAGCCCCAGCCCGCGCCCCCGTCCGAGCCCCCGCGGGAGCAGAAGAAGCCCGACCTCAAGCAGCTCGAGCGCGACCTCAAGAAGGGACTCAAGGACTTCTTGAGGAGGTGA
- a CDS encoding DNA translocase FtsK 4TM domain-containing protein produces the protein MPSRRSGAPPKFAVTQRLDEIVGLFLVAFGVFLALALWTYHPDDPSWSRKVSAGWAVRNYGGRVGAYLAGAFVQLAGSFSALLPLGFVAWGVTAFAGLRSWRPGWRELGGLVILLSAAGMLYKGFAGDPLFGPGALAGGVIGYGVGVLLQSYLGGAGSWVILLASFLASVVATTGISIGRLTALALRGSAWAAARLAWLAGFAAAAAAERGVPAVRRSAWAALSAAAAWPGRLGGRRSASGANGAGHEDAIGLLEAERSGPPLLPGPAENGGSGRRPKPLPAGPVLPMGAEEEETSGEGPSLFGGRKAPEAPFVLSGPAAEAEEPKGAAPGLPPRLNGRHGADENGGGGPGDGPVLFFQRESQRDGAPEGPAPRLLPSAPSGEKRPAGGLRIGRGRMIGSEPSVAPMPAASPANGKAGAPALSGTGDKGAGDKGKEAPAGPEVPAAAKETGTLEASGVVVRRAGVDGEPEIVRIEDDALVPEAIAAPVPGPERRRPRARAGYALPGLDMFADSPGGAIIVDEEAIRAKSRLLEQTLREFGVEGGITEVKTGPVITIYEFSPAAGVKVSKIAGLSDDLARALSALSVRIVAPIPGRSVVGIEVPNLRRNAVYAKEILASPEFQQAREKLTIGLGKDILGRTALTDLAKIPHLLIAGTTGSGKSVALNMMICSLLLRCHPREVRLLMIDPKMLELSIYEGVPHLLVPVVTDPKKAASALRGVLVEMERRYKMMSEAGVRNIEAYNQLVMEGLGAKEAERRLRRPLGGEEEFPGGGPDFMPYIVVVIDELADLMMVSSRDVEESMIRLAQMARAAGIHLLVATQRPSVDVLTGLIKANFPSRVALRVATRTDSRTILDANGAERLLGKGDMLFIPPGGGATVRIHGAYVSDKEIAYLVAHWKGQGPAAYQEEIFVEKEEPSGAFPGEEDEPDDRYDDAVALVVRTGEASISLIQRHLRIGYNRAARMIERMEQEGVIGPSDGIKRRQVLLRGIPGEE, from the coding sequence ATGCCTTCCCGCCGCTCGGGCGCGCCCCCGAAGTTCGCCGTCACCCAGCGCTTGGACGAGATCGTGGGCCTCTTCCTCGTGGCCTTCGGCGTCTTCCTCGCGCTGGCGCTCTGGACCTACCACCCGGACGATCCCTCCTGGAGCCGCAAGGTGAGCGCGGGCTGGGCCGTCCGCAACTACGGCGGCCGGGTGGGGGCCTACCTCGCCGGGGCCTTCGTGCAGCTCGCCGGGAGCTTCTCGGCCCTGCTCCCGCTGGGCTTCGTGGCCTGGGGGGTGACGGCCTTCGCGGGCCTCCGCTCCTGGCGCCCGGGATGGCGGGAGCTGGGGGGGCTCGTCATCCTCCTCAGCGCGGCGGGGATGCTCTACAAGGGCTTCGCGGGAGATCCCCTGTTCGGCCCCGGCGCCCTGGCGGGTGGGGTGATCGGCTACGGCGTGGGCGTCCTCCTCCAGTCCTACCTGGGCGGGGCGGGGAGCTGGGTCATTCTCCTCGCTTCCTTCCTGGCCTCGGTGGTGGCCACCACGGGCATCTCGATCGGCAGGCTGACGGCGCTCGCGCTGCGCGGCTCGGCCTGGGCGGCGGCCCGGCTGGCCTGGCTGGCGGGCTTCGCCGCGGCGGCCGCGGCGGAGAGGGGCGTGCCGGCGGTCCGGCGGTCGGCCTGGGCGGCGCTCTCGGCCGCCGCCGCGTGGCCCGGCCGGCTGGGCGGCCGGAGATCCGCCAGCGGGGCGAACGGCGCCGGGCACGAGGACGCCATCGGGCTCCTGGAGGCCGAAAGAAGCGGGCCGCCCCTCCTGCCGGGCCCGGCGGAGAACGGCGGCTCCGGGCGGAGGCCCAAGCCCCTGCCCGCGGGGCCGGTGCTCCCGATGGGCGCGGAGGAGGAGGAGACGAGTGGCGAAGGCCCCTCGCTCTTTGGGGGGCGGAAGGCGCCGGAGGCTCCCTTCGTCCTCTCGGGCCCGGCGGCGGAGGCGGAGGAGCCGAAGGGCGCGGCGCCCGGCCTCCCGCCCCGGCTGAACGGCCGGCACGGCGCGGATGAAAACGGCGGCGGCGGGCCGGGGGACGGCCCGGTCCTGTTCTTTCAGAGAGAGAGTCAGAGAGACGGCGCGCCCGAGGGCCCGGCGCCGCGGCTGCTTCCTTCCGCCCCTTCGGGGGAAAAGCGCCCCGCGGGGGGGCTCCGGATCGGGCGCGGCCGCATGATCGGGAGCGAGCCCTCGGTCGCGCCCATGCCCGCGGCCTCCCCCGCCAATGGGAAGGCCGGGGCTCCCGCCCTTTCCGGCACGGGAGACAAGGGCGCGGGGGATAAGGGAAAGGAGGCTCCGGCCGGGCCGGAAGTTCCGGCGGCCGCGAAGGAAACCGGGACGCTCGAGGCGTCCGGGGTGGTGGTCCGCCGGGCGGGGGTGGACGGGGAACCCGAGATCGTCCGGATCGAGGACGACGCCCTGGTGCCGGAGGCGATCGCGGCGCCCGTCCCCGGCCCGGAGAGGCGCCGCCCGCGCGCCCGGGCGGGCTACGCCCTCCCCGGGCTGGACATGTTCGCCGACTCGCCGGGCGGGGCCATCATCGTGGACGAGGAGGCGATCCGGGCCAAGTCGCGCCTTCTCGAGCAGACCCTGCGGGAGTTCGGCGTCGAGGGCGGCATCACCGAGGTCAAGACCGGCCCCGTCATCACCATCTACGAGTTCTCGCCCGCGGCGGGCGTGAAGGTGTCGAAGATCGCGGGCCTCTCGGACGATCTCGCCCGGGCCCTCTCGGCCCTCAGCGTGCGCATCGTGGCGCCCATCCCGGGCCGCTCGGTGGTGGGCATCGAGGTGCCCAACCTCAGGCGCAACGCCGTCTACGCGAAGGAGATCCTCGCCTCGCCGGAGTTCCAGCAGGCGCGGGAGAAGCTCACCATCGGCCTGGGGAAGGACATCCTCGGCCGGACGGCGCTGACCGACCTCGCGAAGATCCCGCACCTCCTCATCGCGGGCACCACGGGCTCGGGCAAGAGCGTGGCCCTCAACATGATGATCTGCAGCCTCCTCCTGCGGTGCCACCCGCGCGAGGTGCGCCTGCTGATGATCGACCCGAAGATGCTGGAGCTCTCCATCTACGAGGGGGTGCCGCACCTCCTCGTCCCGGTAGTCACGGACCCCAAGAAGGCCGCCTCCGCCCTGCGCGGGGTGCTCGTCGAGATGGAGCGCCGCTACAAGATGATGAGCGAGGCGGGGGTGCGGAACATCGAAGCCTACAACCAGCTCGTGATGGAAGGCCTGGGGGCGAAGGAGGCCGAGCGGCGGCTGCGCCGGCCCCTGGGCGGCGAGGAGGAGTTCCCGGGGGGCGGCCCCGACTTCATGCCCTACATCGTGGTGGTGATCGACGAGCTGGCCGACCTGATGATGGTCTCCTCGCGCGACGTGGAGGAGTCCATGATCCGCCTGGCCCAGATGGCGCGGGCGGCGGGCATCCACCTCCTCGTGGCCACCCAGCGGCCCTCGGTGGACGTGCTGACCGGCCTCATCAAGGCGAACTTCCCCTCCCGCGTGGCGCTCCGGGTCGCCACCCGCACCGACTCGCGCACCATCCTGGACGCCAACGGGGCCGAGCGCCTGCTGGGGAAAGGCGACATGCTCTTCATCCCGCCGGGCGGGGGCGCCACCGTCCGCATCCACGGCGCCTACGTCTCGGACAAGGAGATCGCCTACCTCGTCGCCCACTGGAAGGGGCAGGGGCCCGCGGCCTACCAGGAGGAGATCTTCGTCGAGAAGGAGGAGCCCTCGGGCGCCTTCCCCGGCGAGGAGGACGAGCCCGACGACCGCTACGACGACGCCGTGGCCCTCGTCGTCCGCACGGGCGAGGCCTCCATCTCCCTCATCCAGCGCCACCTGCGCATCGGCTACAACCGCGCCGCGCGCATGATCGAGCGCATGGAGCAGGAGGGCGTCATCGGCCCCTCCGACGGCATCAAGCGCCGCCAGGTCCTGCTCCGGGGGATCCCGGGGGAGGAGTAG
- a CDS encoding NADPH-dependent assimilatory sulfite reductase hemoprotein subunit, whose amino-acid sequence MGGEKSKVETIKEQSGFLRGTIRETLGQDTDHFSNEDYQVLKFHGIYQQNDRDLKRQLKRQKEKRYIFMIRSKVPAGRLTAEQYLVHDWLADRYANGTLRITTRQDFQLHGVLKSGLEPTLRAINRALVTTLGACGDLERNVVSCPAPAPGGLRDELARHARRISDHLLPRTRAYHEIWLDGEKVHTTQQDIEPLYGPGYMPRKFKTGIGLPGDNCVDIFTHDIGLLAFAEGNRLHGFNVLAGGGMGMTHGKEETYPRLASPLAFVPAGEILPVVEAILTIQRDHGNRADRKTARLKYLLDAWGFPRFREEVERRAGRKLAAPLALPIQDVHDHLGWSEEGGGRWYVGTPVENGRIKDESGPRLKGALREVIGRYRPSVRLTPLQSILLCGIGEGDRAGVEAILRDHGVPSPGEISPARRWAMACPALPTCGLALTEAERVMPDLVKRLEDELHSIGLGNERIVVHMTGCPNGCARPYSSEVGVVGRTADTYNIYLGGGFEGTRLNHLYAEKVALDEIVPALSPLLAGYATNRRPGERFGDFCHRLGMENLRRMSGAYRMTGVGC is encoded by the coding sequence ATGGGCGGGGAGAAATCGAAAGTCGAGACCATCAAGGAGCAGAGCGGTTTCCTGCGCGGGACCATCCGGGAGACGCTCGGCCAGGACACGGACCACTTCTCCAATGAGGATTATCAGGTCCTGAAGTTTCATGGGATCTACCAGCAGAACGACCGCGACCTGAAGCGCCAGCTGAAGCGCCAGAAGGAGAAGCGCTACATCTTCATGATCCGCTCGAAGGTCCCGGCGGGGCGCCTCACGGCGGAGCAGTACCTGGTCCACGACTGGCTGGCCGATCGCTACGCCAACGGGACCCTCCGCATCACCACGCGGCAGGACTTCCAGCTTCACGGCGTGCTCAAGTCCGGCCTCGAGCCCACGCTGCGCGCCATCAACCGGGCGCTCGTCACCACGCTCGGCGCCTGCGGCGATCTCGAGCGCAACGTCGTGTCCTGCCCCGCCCCCGCGCCGGGCGGCCTGCGGGACGAACTGGCCCGGCACGCCCGGCGGATCTCGGATCATCTCCTCCCCCGCACCCGGGCGTATCACGAGATCTGGCTGGACGGCGAGAAGGTCCACACGACCCAGCAGGACATCGAGCCGCTCTACGGCCCGGGCTACATGCCCCGCAAGTTCAAGACGGGGATCGGCCTGCCCGGGGACAACTGCGTGGACATCTTCACCCACGACATCGGGCTCCTGGCCTTCGCCGAGGGGAACAGGCTCCACGGCTTCAACGTCCTGGCTGGCGGCGGGATGGGCATGACCCACGGGAAGGAGGAGACCTATCCCCGCCTGGCCTCTCCTCTCGCCTTCGTCCCCGCCGGGGAGATTCTCCCCGTCGTCGAGGCCATCCTCACGATCCAGCGCGATCACGGGAACCGCGCCGACCGGAAGACCGCCCGGCTCAAGTACCTCCTCGACGCATGGGGGTTCCCCCGCTTCCGCGAGGAGGTGGAGCGCCGCGCCGGGAGAAAGCTGGCGGCTCCCCTCGCGTTGCCCATCCAAGACGTCCATGATCATCTGGGCTGGAGCGAAGAGGGCGGCGGGCGGTGGTACGTGGGCACCCCCGTGGAGAACGGCCGCATCAAGGACGAGTCCGGCCCGCGTCTCAAGGGCGCTTTGAGAGAGGTCATCGGGCGCTACCGGCCCTCGGTCCGCCTGACGCCCCTGCAGAGCATCCTCCTTTGCGGTATCGGCGAAGGGGACAGGGCGGGGGTGGAGGCGATCCTGCGCGATCACGGGGTGCCCTCTCCCGGGGAGATCTCCCCGGCGAGGCGGTGGGCGATGGCCTGCCCGGCGCTGCCCACCTGCGGCCTGGCGCTCACCGAAGCCGAGCGCGTCATGCCGGATCTGGTGAAGCGCCTGGAAGACGAGCTGCATTCCATCGGGCTCGGGAACGAACGGATCGTCGTCCACATGACGGGCTGCCCCAACGGATGCGCGAGGCCCTACTCGTCCGAGGTGGGCGTCGTGGGCCGGACCGCCGACACCTACAACATCTACCTCGGGGGCGGCTTCGAGGGCACGCGGCTCAATCATCTCTACGCGGAGAAGGTGGCGCTCGACGAGATCGTGCCGGCCTTGTCGCCCCTATTGGCGGGATACGCGACGAACCGGCGCCCGGGCGAGCGGTTCGGCGACTTCTGCCACCGCCTGGGAATGGAGAACCTGAGGCGGATGAGCGGCGCCTACCGGATGACGGGCGTGGGATGCTGA
- a CDS encoding nucleotidyltransferase domain-containing protein — translation MGRKAIVKLLKRYKENISKDIPIERMLLFGSYAEGKAHPDSDVDLLVVSPSFRRMNFFKRGAKMYDHWDTRHPVDFLCYTPEEFQKLREESPIVREAEREGIEI, via the coding sequence GTGGGCCGAAAAGCAATTGTGAAGCTGCTGAAGCGCTATAAAGAGAACATCTCGAAGGACATCCCCATAGAAAGGATGCTCCTTTTCGGCTCCTACGCCGAAGGCAAGGCGCATCCCGACAGCGATGTTGATCTCCTCGTCGTGAGCCCTTCGTTCCGCAGGATGAACTTCTTCAAGCGCGGGGCCAAGATGTACGACCATTGGGACACAAGGCATCCCGTCGACTTCCTCTGCTACACCCCCGAGGAGTTCCAGAAGCTCCGCGAGGAGTCGCCCATCGTGCGGGAGGCGGAGCGGGAAGGGATCGAGATCTAG